A window of Rubricoccus marinus contains these coding sequences:
- a CDS encoding RNA polymerase sigma factor, which produces MAPALALASAPSLRRVVAPPPEAEELDALLQRAYRFALSLTHDENEARDIVQDASLSVARRGGPWHAGYLLTAVRNRFLDLRRRPALFDHEVDTAALDDPADTPSPDDTAPFAAVALGDALGLLREDEREVLFLHAVEGLTASEIGAITNRPRGTVLSLLHRTKKKLRARLGDAYRP; this is translated from the coding sequence GTGGCCCCTGCTCTCGCCCTCGCCTCCGCGCCCTCACTCCGGCGCGTCGTCGCGCCCCCGCCAGAGGCTGAAGAATTGGACGCGCTGCTCCAGCGCGCCTACCGCTTCGCGCTCTCGCTGACGCACGACGAGAACGAGGCGCGCGACATCGTGCAGGACGCGAGCCTGTCCGTCGCCCGGCGCGGCGGGCCGTGGCACGCGGGCTACCTGCTGACCGCTGTCCGCAACCGCTTTCTGGACCTCCGCCGCCGCCCGGCCCTGTTCGACCACGAGGTAGACACCGCCGCGCTGGACGACCCGGCCGACACGCCCTCGCCAGACGACACCGCGCCCTTTGCCGCCGTCGCGCTCGGCGACGCGCTGGGCCTCTTGCGCGAGGACGAGCGCGAGGTGCTGTTCCTCCACGCCGTCGAAGGCCTGACCGCGTCCGAGATCGGCGCGATCACGAACCGGCCGCGCGGGACCGTTCTGAGCCTGCTGCACCGCACGAAAAAGAAACTCCGCGCTCGCCTCGGCGACGCCTACCGTCCCTAG
- a CDS encoding YhbY family RNA-binding protein, protein MALTSKQRAHLRKLAHPLKPVLHLGKEGATVPTVRALRQAFNTRELAKVRVHDGGELGPREAAEALAAQVENTVVVSVAGRSAVLYRPDPDAPQIKLPQSKQA, encoded by the coding sequence ATGGCCCTCACCTCCAAGCAGCGCGCTCACCTCCGCAAGCTCGCGCACCCGCTCAAGCCCGTCCTGCACCTCGGTAAAGAGGGCGCGACCGTCCCGACCGTGCGCGCGCTCCGGCAGGCGTTCAACACCCGCGAGCTCGCCAAAGTCCGCGTGCACGACGGCGGCGAGTTGGGCCCACGCGAGGCCGCCGAGGCGCTCGCCGCGCAGGTCGAGAACACCGTCGTGGTCTCCGTCGCGGGCCGCAGCGCGGTCCTGTACCGGCCGGACCCGGACGCGCCGCAGATCAAGCTCCCGCAGTCCAAGCAGGCGTAG
- a CDS encoding carbon-nitrogen hydrolase family protein, with amino-acid sequence MKLALVQQTATPDLADNLARGLAAFERAADAGADLVAFAELAFHPFWPQRHATPELLAHAEPIDGPTVTAFRERAAARGVVCVLNLFERASGARGEQTFDASPVIDADGALLGVTRMIHITDYEAFHEQGFYAPGDNGLPVYQTAAGRIGVAICYDRHFPEAMRALALAGAEVVIVPQAGAVGEWPDGLYEAEMQVASFQNGYFTALVNRVGEEARLTFAGESFVTAPDGRVVARAASGADEILYADVDLGAVAESHARRLFLQHRRPELYADWLAR; translated from the coding sequence ATGAAGCTCGCCCTCGTCCAGCAGACCGCTACGCCCGACCTCGCGGACAACCTCGCCAGAGGCCTCGCCGCCTTCGAGCGCGCCGCCGACGCGGGCGCCGACCTCGTGGCCTTCGCGGAACTGGCCTTCCACCCGTTCTGGCCGCAGCGACACGCCACGCCCGAACTCCTGGCCCACGCCGAGCCCATCGACGGGCCGACCGTCACGGCGTTTCGCGAGCGCGCGGCAGCGAGAGGCGTCGTGTGCGTGCTCAACCTGTTCGAGCGGGCCTCTGGCGCCAGAGGCGAGCAGACGTTCGACGCGTCGCCGGTGATCGACGCGGACGGGGCGCTGCTGGGCGTGACGCGGATGATCCACATCACGGACTACGAGGCGTTCCACGAGCAGGGGTTCTACGCGCCGGGCGACAACGGCCTGCCCGTCTACCAAACCGCCGCCGGCCGCATCGGCGTGGCGATCTGCTACGACCGGCACTTTCCCGAGGCCATGCGCGCGCTCGCGCTGGCGGGCGCTGAGGTGGTCATCGTGCCACAGGCCGGGGCGGTGGGGGAGTGGCCGGACGGGCTCTACGAGGCCGAGATGCAGGTGGCGTCGTTCCAGAACGGCTACTTCACGGCGCTCGTCAACCGCGTCGGTGAGGAGGCGCGGCTGACGTTCGCGGGGGAGAGCTTTGTGACCGCCCCCGACGGCCGCGTCGTCGCGCGGGCCGCCTCTGGCGCCGACGAGATCCTCTACGCCGACGTGGACCTCGGCGCAGTGGCGGAGTCCCACGCGCGCCGCCTGTTCCTCCAGCACCGCCGCCCGGAGCTGTACGCGGACTGGCTCGCGCGATAG
- a CDS encoding OmpA family protein, translated as MTPLRWRLTRALLFTLLVSLFAADAADAQSIFKRARDAARRAAEREVESRTERAVENAVRAAFDAGEDAIECLFTDPECIESAQAEGSDVVLVDDDGQYVDRNGAPVGTDNATDAIVRAPAAQSGAASGASPSAAPGTGAWANYDFVPGARPLFSEDFESDYVGNVPSRIEFESGVMEVVSENGNQMLRFGDASAFAIPLPETLPERFTIEFDLYHGDDWNYTTLATGPLVDAEDGFHTFHGDMKNHAASEFRVADFFQTGVSEGASGGSSLQRKDAFLSAMVPVRIAVDGSYVKMYIGEERVANIPNADIQRTDRLLWAVGGEVAATDDGSNGPILVDNVRIAAGGREILYDQLLADGRVATQGILFASGSATIKPESTPTLGDIVRTMQQNGDLRLRIEGHTDNTGTPEANLTLSQQRADAVVAYLTAQGISGSRLEAAGLGQTQPAADNGTLEGRQQNRRVELVRL; from the coding sequence ATGACTCCGCTCCGCTGGCGCCTCACGCGCGCCCTGTTGTTCACGCTCCTCGTCAGCCTGTTCGCCGCCGACGCGGCCGATGCCCAGAGTATCTTCAAACGTGCCCGCGACGCCGCTCGCCGCGCTGCCGAGCGCGAGGTCGAATCCCGGACAGAACGCGCGGTGGAGAACGCCGTCCGCGCCGCCTTCGACGCGGGCGAGGACGCCATCGAATGCCTCTTTACCGACCCCGAGTGCATCGAGAGTGCCCAGGCCGAGGGCAGCGACGTGGTCCTCGTGGACGACGACGGTCAGTACGTGGACCGCAACGGCGCGCCCGTCGGCACGGACAACGCGACCGACGCCATCGTGCGGGCGCCAGCGGCGCAATCCGGCGCGGCCTCTGGCGCCAGCCCGTCCGCCGCGCCCGGCACGGGGGCGTGGGCCAACTACGACTTCGTGCCCGGCGCCCGGCCGCTCTTCTCCGAGGACTTCGAGAGCGACTATGTAGGCAACGTGCCGAGCCGGATCGAGTTCGAGAGCGGCGTGATGGAGGTCGTGAGCGAGAACGGCAACCAGATGCTCCGCTTCGGCGACGCGAGCGCCTTCGCGATCCCGCTCCCTGAGACGCTCCCCGAGCGGTTCACCATCGAGTTCGACCTGTATCACGGCGACGATTGGAACTACACCACGCTCGCCACCGGCCCGCTCGTGGACGCGGAGGACGGCTTCCACACCTTCCACGGCGACATGAAGAACCACGCCGCCTCCGAATTCCGCGTCGCGGACTTTTTCCAGACCGGCGTTTCCGAGGGCGCCTCTGGCGGCTCCTCGCTCCAGCGTAAGGACGCCTTTTTGAGCGCGATGGTGCCCGTCCGGATCGCCGTGGACGGCTCCTACGTCAAGATGTACATCGGCGAGGAGCGCGTCGCGAACATCCCCAATGCGGACATCCAGCGCACGGACCGCCTCTTGTGGGCCGTCGGTGGCGAGGTCGCCGCAACGGACGACGGCAGCAACGGGCCCATCCTCGTGGACAACGTCCGCATCGCCGCCGGCGGGCGCGAGATCTTGTACGACCAGCTTCTGGCGGACGGCCGCGTCGCCACGCAGGGCATCCTCTTCGCCAGCGGCAGCGCGACGATCAAGCCCGAGTCCACGCCCACCCTCGGCGACATCGTGCGCACGATGCAGCAAAACGGCGACCTCCGCCTGCGGATCGAGGGCCACACGGACAACACCGGCACGCCAGAGGCCAACCTCACCCTTAGCCAGCAGCGCGCCGACGCCGTGGTGGCGTACCTCACCGCTCAGGGTATTAGCGGCTCGCGCTTGGAAGCCGCCGGGCTGGGGCAGACCCAACCCGCTGCCGACAACGGCACGCTCGAAGGCCGTCAGCAAAACCGCCGCGTAGAGCTCGTGCGGCTCTAG
- a CDS encoding M13 family metallopeptidase produces the protein MKRLLFATLLLASGASAQTSAPLGLGVDTTAMDRTVRPQDDLFRYTNGRWLETVQIPDDKSRYGSFDILREKAEADVRAIVEDAAAGRVDDPDAQRIAAVYTAYMDSARVDALGVTPLAPDFARIDAIASRDDLARYFAANARGTFGPSPLAAFVTVDARNSGQHITALWQTGTGLPDRSYYLEDGFADERAAYVDYLATIHDLADLPGDAQEAARTVLALETEIARHQWTRVENRDPEARYNKMAWTELVATYPQVRLPILLSGSGFPAVDSVIVNQPSYVAALNTMMRRTPLEDWKTWARLQTVSEAAGLLSKPFAEANFDFFGRTLSGQTADRVRWKKAVGAASGALGEGIGRVYVARHFPPEAKARMDEMIRNLQVAMRQSISELEWMTDETKQAALAKLDDYTFKIGYPDEWEDYSALDLRPDDLIGNTRKIAAWNWEDMLSDLGQAPDRAEWGMTPQTVNAYYNPSFNEIVFPAAILQPPFFNVEADDAVNYGGIGAVIGHEFSHGFDDQGSQYDGQGNLRNWWSEADRTEFEALTDRLVAQYDGYEPLAGETVNGRLTLGENIADLAGLTMAYRAYRLSLDGEEAPIIDGYTGDQRVFLGWAQVWRNAYRDAYLTQLLKTDSHSPGPYRAVGPLSHIPAFYTAFGVEPGDGLYLAPEDRIKLW, from the coding sequence ATGAAACGACTCCTCTTCGCAACGCTCCTGCTCGCCTCCGGCGCGAGCGCCCAGACGAGCGCGCCGCTCGGCCTCGGCGTGGACACGACGGCCATGGACCGGACCGTCCGCCCGCAGGACGACCTCTTCCGCTACACCAACGGCCGCTGGCTGGAGACTGTCCAGATCCCGGACGACAAGAGCCGCTACGGCTCCTTCGACATCCTCCGTGAGAAGGCCGAGGCCGATGTGCGCGCCATCGTGGAGGACGCCGCCGCCGGCCGCGTGGACGATCCCGATGCGCAGCGCATCGCGGCCGTCTACACCGCCTACATGGACTCCGCCCGCGTGGACGCGCTCGGCGTGACGCCTCTGGCGCCGGACTTCGCCCGCATCGATGCCATCGCCTCCCGTGACGACCTGGCGCGGTACTTCGCCGCCAACGCCAGAGGCACCTTCGGGCCGTCGCCGCTGGCGGCCTTTGTGACCGTGGACGCGCGGAACTCCGGCCAGCACATCACGGCGCTCTGGCAGACCGGGACGGGCCTCCCGGACCGGAGCTACTACCTCGAAGACGGCTTCGCAGACGAGCGCGCCGCCTACGTGGACTACCTCGCGACGATCCACGACCTCGCGGACCTCCCCGGCGACGCGCAAGAGGCCGCACGGACCGTGCTCGCGCTCGAAACCGAGATCGCGCGGCACCAGTGGACGCGCGTCGAGAACCGCGATCCCGAGGCCCGCTACAACAAGATGGCGTGGACCGAGCTCGTGGCGACGTACCCGCAGGTGCGGCTTCCTATCCTGCTCTCCGGGTCCGGCTTCCCGGCCGTCGATTCGGTGATCGTCAACCAGCCCAGCTACGTGGCCGCGCTGAATACGATGATGCGGCGCACCCCGCTGGAGGACTGGAAAACGTGGGCACGCCTCCAGACCGTGAGCGAGGCCGCCGGCCTGCTCTCCAAGCCCTTTGCCGAGGCCAACTTCGACTTTTTCGGCCGCACGCTTTCCGGCCAGACCGCCGACCGCGTGCGCTGGAAAAAGGCCGTCGGCGCGGCCTCTGGCGCGCTCGGCGAGGGCATCGGCCGGGTCTACGTGGCGCGGCACTTCCCGCCAGAGGCCAAGGCGCGCATGGACGAGATGATCCGCAACCTCCAGGTCGCCATGCGGCAGTCCATCTCCGAGTTGGAGTGGATGACCGACGAGACGAAGCAGGCCGCGCTCGCCAAGCTCGACGACTACACGTTCAAGATCGGCTACCCGGATGAGTGGGAGGACTACTCCGCGCTCGACCTCCGGCCCGACGACTTGATCGGCAACACGCGTAAGATCGCGGCCTGGAACTGGGAGGACATGCTCTCCGACCTCGGGCAGGCGCCCGACCGCGCCGAGTGGGGCATGACGCCTCAAACCGTCAACGCGTACTACAACCCGTCCTTTAACGAGATCGTTTTCCCGGCCGCTATCCTCCAGCCGCCGTTTTTCAACGTGGAGGCGGACGACGCCGTCAACTACGGCGGCATCGGCGCGGTCATCGGCCACGAGTTCTCGCACGGCTTCGACGACCAGGGCAGCCAGTACGACGGCCAGGGCAACCTCCGCAACTGGTGGAGCGAGGCCGACCGGACGGAGTTCGAGGCGCTGACCGACCGCCTCGTCGCGCAGTACGATGGCTACGAGCCTCTGGCGGGCGAGACCGTCAACGGCCGCCTCACGCTCGGCGAGAACATCGCCGACCTGGCAGGCCTCACGATGGCCTACCGCGCCTACCGGCTCTCGCTGGACGGCGAGGAGGCGCCGATTATCGACGGCTACACCGGCGACCAGCGCGTTTTCCTGGGCTGGGCGCAGGTCTGGCGCAACGCCTACCGCGACGCGTACCTCACGCAGTTGCTCAAGACGGACAGCCACTCGCCCGGCCCGTACCGCGCCGTCGGCCCGCTCTCGCACATCCCGGCGTTCTACACCGCGTTCGGCGTGGAGCCGGGAGACGGGCTGTACCTCGCGCCCGAGGACCGGATCAAGCTGTGGTAG
- a CDS encoding KamA family radical SAM protein — MTTFPQHNASDEEWTDWRWQMRHRVNDEATLARYIRITDGERHAIKATRGIFRWTITPYYASLMDAYDPQCPVRQHVVPQAPEVEPDIVGVVDPLDEVGHSPVKNLVHNYPDKVAFCVTSECAVYCRYCLRKRMVGDADYMMRKDELRDALGYIRETPAIRDVLLTGGDPLVFSDANIDWLLGELRAIPHVEVVRIGSRLPVVNPMRITPELCAVLQKHHPVWLNTHFNHPKELTPEASGAAARLADAGVPVGNQSVLLAGINDDAATLKALCEGLVGLRVRPYYLYHAQLIGGTAHLRTPIEKGMDLMREIRGHTSGFAVPAYVLDTPDGKVPLTRDYVLGRSGDHVVMRTTRGTLWAEPNPLGDYQPLTSVPEIPMPPEARTVPTGAPTFVHAEAV, encoded by the coding sequence ATGACCACGTTTCCCCAGCACAACGCCTCGGACGAGGAGTGGACCGACTGGCGCTGGCAGATGCGCCACCGCGTCAACGACGAGGCGACCCTCGCACGCTACATCCGCATCACGGACGGCGAGCGCCACGCGATCAAGGCCACGCGCGGCATCTTCCGCTGGACCATCACGCCGTACTACGCGAGCCTGATGGACGCCTACGACCCCCAGTGCCCCGTCCGCCAGCACGTGGTCCCGCAGGCGCCAGAGGTGGAGCCCGACATCGTGGGCGTGGTGGATCCGTTGGACGAAGTGGGCCATAGCCCGGTCAAAAACCTCGTCCACAACTACCCGGACAAGGTGGCCTTCTGCGTGACGAGCGAGTGCGCGGTCTACTGCCGCTACTGCCTCCGCAAGAGGATGGTCGGCGACGCCGACTACATGATGCGGAAGGACGAACTGCGCGACGCGCTGGGGTACATCCGCGAGACCCCGGCCATCCGCGACGTGCTCCTCACCGGCGGCGACCCGCTGGTCTTCTCGGACGCCAACATCGACTGGCTGCTGGGCGAACTCCGCGCGATCCCTCACGTCGAGGTCGTCCGCATCGGCTCGCGCCTGCCGGTTGTCAACCCGATGCGGATCACGCCGGAGCTGTGCGCGGTCCTCCAGAAGCACCACCCGGTCTGGCTGAACACGCACTTCAACCACCCCAAAGAGCTCACGCCAGAGGCCTCTGGCGCTGCGGCGCGGCTGGCCGACGCGGGCGTGCCGGTGGGCAACCAGAGCGTGCTTCTGGCGGGCATCAACGACGACGCGGCGACGCTCAAGGCGCTCTGCGAAGGGCTCGTCGGGCTCCGCGTGCGGCCGTACTACCTCTACCACGCGCAGCTCATCGGCGGGACGGCGCACCTGCGCACGCCGATCGAGAAGGGCATGGACCTGATGCGCGAGATCCGGGGCCACACGTCGGGCTTCGCGGTCCCGGCCTACGTGCTGGACACGCCCGACGGCAAAGTGCCGCTCACGCGCGACTACGTCCTGGGACGCTCGGGCGACCACGTGGTCATGCGCACCACGCGCGGCACGCTCTGGGCCGAGCCGAATCCCCTCGGCGACTACCAGCCTCTAACGTCGGTGCCGGAGATCCCGATGCCGCCAGAGGCGCGGACGGTCCCCACGGGGGCGCCGACGTTCGTGCACGCCGAGGCGGTCTGA
- a CDS encoding YihY/virulence factor BrkB family protein — translation MKLTAADVTAVLKKTAAEVMDDDVPSLSAAIAYYTVFSLPPLLVVILGVSGAIFGVDRVQEALVGQVGSIIGSDGQAAIRTMIENASTLGDGIGAKLAGLAALLFGASGAFGQLQKSLNRAWEVEKAAEGGGLMAVLVKRLLSFGMVLTIAFLLLVSLALSAVLAALGDATSGLVPGGIAGTLIDVANVIVSIGVIGLLFAFMFRYLPDAEVSWRDVWVGAFVTAILFTLGKTLIGIYLGVSSPGSAFGAAGSLALLLVWIYYSSLIVLVGAEFTQAWAERMGDGIEPDPPGGDDGGSEPTPEVPRTSGDGAHAPEAPLPDVAHPVAAPRDPAPYSGKEG, via the coding sequence GTGAAGCTCACCGCCGCCGACGTCACCGCCGTCCTCAAGAAAACCGCCGCTGAGGTGATGGACGACGACGTCCCGAGCCTGAGCGCGGCCATCGCGTACTACACGGTGTTCTCCCTGCCGCCGCTGCTGGTGGTGATCCTGGGGGTTTCCGGCGCCATCTTCGGCGTGGACCGCGTGCAAGAGGCCCTTGTGGGCCAGGTCGGCAGCATCATCGGCTCCGACGGACAGGCGGCGATCCGCACGATGATCGAGAACGCGAGCACGCTCGGGGACGGCATCGGCGCCAAGCTGGCGGGGCTGGCGGCGCTGCTGTTCGGGGCCTCTGGCGCGTTCGGGCAGTTGCAGAAGTCGCTCAACCGCGCGTGGGAGGTAGAGAAAGCGGCCGAGGGCGGCGGACTCATGGCGGTCTTGGTCAAGCGGCTGCTCTCGTTCGGGATGGTGCTGACGATCGCGTTTTTGCTCCTCGTCTCGCTGGCGCTGAGCGCCGTCCTCGCGGCTCTCGGCGACGCCACCAGCGGCCTGGTGCCGGGCGGCATCGCGGGCACGCTGATCGACGTCGCGAACGTCATCGTCTCCATCGGCGTGATCGGGCTGCTGTTCGCGTTCATGTTCCGCTACTTGCCAGATGCCGAGGTCTCGTGGCGCGACGTGTGGGTCGGCGCGTTCGTCACCGCCATTCTGTTCACGCTCGGCAAAACGCTCATCGGGATCTACCTCGGCGTTTCCAGCCCCGGATCGGCGTTCGGAGCCGCGGGATCGCTCGCGCTACTCCTCGTCTGGATTTACTACTCGTCGCTTATCGTGCTCGTCGGTGCCGAGTTCACGCAGGCCTGGGCCGAGCGCATGGGCGACGGCATCGAGCCCGACCCGCCGGGCGGCGACGACGGCGGCTCCGAGCCCACGCCAGAGGTCCCGCGCACATCCGGCGACGGTGCCCATGCTCCGGAGGCACCCCTGCCCGACGTGGCGCACCCCGTTGCTGCCCCGCGCGACCCGGCGCCGTACTCGGGGAAGGAAGGATAG
- a CDS encoding Smr/MutS family protein, producing MLRRPTLTDDGRAVTLDLHGARIAEAEHLARRAAQEASGAGRSTLRIVHGASTTDWDGGNRTVKTALLDLLDSGALDAWVASEHLTEGAMLLGLSASGAPDRRRLTIGDL from the coding sequence ATGCTCCGCCGCCCCACGCTGACCGACGACGGCCGCGCCGTTACCCTGGACCTCCACGGCGCCCGCATCGCCGAGGCCGAGCACCTCGCGCGCCGCGCCGCGCAAGAGGCCTCTGGCGCGGGCCGCAGCACGCTCCGCATCGTTCACGGCGCGAGCACGACCGACTGGGACGGCGGCAACCGGACCGTCAAGACTGCGCTCCTGGACCTGCTCGATAGCGGCGCGCTGGACGCCTGGGTCGCCAGCGAGCACCTCACCGAGGGCGCGATGCTGCTCGGCCTGAGCGCCTCTGGCGCGCCGGACCGCCGCCGCCTCACGATCGGGGACCTCTAA
- a CDS encoding gamma-glutamyl-gamma-aminobutyrate hydrolase family protein produces the protein MAPRIGITTSLNRTDRGDLEQRLDLRYVHAVERAGGLPLVVPMLDTPEAAEAFAALLDGLVVTGGPAVTDGLVGELPEDIDETEPLRVASDKRLLALFLEARRPALGICYGMQLASALRGGTIYADVERDVEGTAVHSRGRGGSTHPARVHEGTRLWRLTETDTLHINTRHVQALAEPGAGLVVSATAPDGVIEAIETADGSFVGVQFHPEAMDPPLDVLFRDLVERARGAQKTAP, from the coding sequence ATGGCCCCCCGCATCGGCATCACCACCTCGCTGAACCGCACGGACCGCGGCGACCTCGAACAACGCCTCGACCTCCGCTACGTCCATGCCGTCGAGCGCGCGGGCGGGCTCCCGCTCGTCGTGCCCATGCTCGACACGCCAGAGGCCGCGGAGGCGTTCGCGGCCCTCCTGGACGGGCTGGTGGTGACGGGCGGCCCGGCCGTCACGGACGGCCTCGTGGGGGAGCTTCCGGAGGACATCGACGAGACGGAGCCGCTCCGTGTGGCGAGCGACAAGCGGCTTCTGGCGCTGTTCCTGGAGGCGCGGCGCCCCGCGCTCGGCATCTGCTACGGGATGCAGCTCGCGAGCGCGTTGCGCGGCGGTACGATCTACGCCGACGTGGAGCGCGACGTGGAGGGCACCGCCGTCCACAGCCGAGGACGCGGCGGAAGCACGCACCCCGCGCGCGTCCACGAGGGCACACGCCTCTGGCGCCTGACGGAGACGGACACGCTCCACATCAACACGCGCCACGTGCAGGCGCTCGCCGAACCCGGGGCGGGGCTCGTCGTGAGCGCGACGGCGCCGGACGGCGTCATAGAGGCCATCGAGACGGCAGACGGGTCGTTCGTGGGCGTCCAGTTCCACCCGGAGGCGATGGACCCCCCGCTCGACGTGCTCTTCCGTGACCTCGTGGAGCGGGCCCGTGGTGCACAAAAGACCGCACCGTAG